A genomic segment from Nicotiana tabacum cultivar K326 chromosome 7, ASM71507v2, whole genome shotgun sequence encodes:
- the LOC107797686 gene encoding uncharacterized protein LOC107797686, whose translation MAIGDETNESTSRHVNAPVAPAVFPIIDHNHPLFLQPTDTPGSLLISLQLTSLDNYALWSRSMRIGLLGKSKLGFVNGRYPKSKFELEFHEQWEKVNVVVLSWMNVVCPGLLSSVVYTSNAHKVWEDLKDRFDKVNRSRVLYLHRDIHTLTQGTMNVADNFSKLSDLWDEFDALMPCPGCLCQESKKYAEHFEYHRLLQFLLGLNDTHPLARNQIMMMILVPSINKAYSLLMDVESQRNLANFTQMVQMTEVANINALYGNKNPTLGNG comes from the coding sequence ATGGCGATTGGAGACGAAACTAACGAGAGCACATCGAGACATGTGAATGCACCAGTAGCACCTGCTGTTTTTCCCATAATTGATCATAATCATCCTCTTTTCCTTCAACCGACTGATACACCAGGTAGCTTGCTCATTTCTCTTCAGCTAACTAGCTTAGATAACTATGCTTTGTGGAGTCGATCTATGAGAATAGGTCTATTAGGTAAAAGTAAACTAGGTTTTGTGAATGGTCGATACCCAAAATCTAAGTTTGAACTTGAATTTCATGAGCAATGGGAAAAGGTAAATGTTGTAGTACTCTCTTGGATGAATGTTGTGTGCCCAGGGCTATTAAGTAGTGTAGTGTATACCTCTAATGCTCATAAGGTATGGGAAGATCTGAAGGATAGGTTTGATAAAGTAAATAGATCTAGAGTTCTATACCTGCATAGAGATATTCATACACTAACACAAGGAACAATGAATGTAGCTGATAACTTCTCTAAACTAAGTGATCTATGGGATGAGTTTGATGCCCTCATGCCCTGTCCTGGTTGTCTCTGTCAAGAATCAAAGAAATATGCTGAGCATTTTGAGTATCATAGATTACTTCAATTTCTCCTGGGATTGAATGATACTCACCCTCTAGCTCGAAACCAAATCATGATGATGATATTAGTGCCTAGTATTAACAAGGCATATTCTCTTCTTATGGATGTGGAAAGCCAAAGGAATCTGGCAAACTTCACTCAAATGGTGCAAATGACAGAGGTTGCTAACATCAATGCTTTGTATGGCAACAAAAATCCAACCCTTGGGAATGGATAG
- the LOC142162028 gene encoding uncharacterized protein LOC142162028, translating into MAESEVNSLDYNHPLFLQASDAPGLVLIILKLTGPKQYVLWSRAMKLALREKSKLRFVDGSCVKGRYKGELAEQWEKGNAIVLSWIGSTVSNELMPSIGTNSVTSYYSKIKDLWDELDVIAPLASCDCEKSRPSVELLKNIRLLQFLMGLNESYGNIRSNILAKRPVITVNEAYAMVTEEESQRTMGLIDTLKDPLTMMAGKSHEFRQKRLGLVCDYCGYKRHLKENCYKIVGYPPDFKSKKKSQNTGGRTYVNNATTSKMKQEVMMPTKGNFFTEEQYKQLVNLLQKTNTSDCFTNIAGIIALMANVAANDHV; encoded by the exons ATGGCAGAGAGTGAAGTCAATTCCCTAGATTATAATCATCCATTGTTTCTGCAAGCTTCAGATGCACCAGGGCTAGTTTTAATTATTCTCAAGCTCACAGGACCAAAACAATATGTACTGTGGAGTAGAGCGATGAAATTGGCACTCCGAGAAAAAAGCAAGCTGAGATTTGTGGATGGATCGTGTGTGAAAGGTAGGTATAAAGGTGAGTTGGCAGAACAGTGGGAAAAAGGTAATGCAATTGTTCTTTCATGGATTGGTAGTACTGTTTCTAATGAATTGATGCCTAGCATC GGGACTAATTCAGTTACTAGCTACTATTCTAAaataaaagatttatgggatgagttggATGTAATTGCACCTTTAGCATCATGTGACTGTGAAAAATCTAGGCCATCTGTAgagttattgaaaaatatacGATTACTGCAATTTCTCATGGGGTTGAATGAAAGCTATGGGAATATTAGGAGCAATATCTTAGCTAAGAGGCCTGTAATCACTGTGAATGAGGCTTATGCAATGGTCACAGAAGAAGAAAGCCAAAGAACCATGGGGTTAATAGACACGTTGAAAGATCCACTCACAATGATGGCAGGAAAGAGTCATGAATTCAGACAAAAGAGGCTAGGATTAGTCTGTGACTATTGTGGTTATAAAAGACACCTCAAAGAAAATTGTTACAAGATAGTAGGGTACCCACCAGATTTCAAAAgcaagaagaaaagccaaaacacAGGAGGAAGGACTTATGTAAACAATGCAACCACCAGTAAGATGAAGCAGGAGGTTATGATGCCAACTAAAGGAAATTTCTTTACTGAGGAACAGTATAAACAATTGGTGAATTTGTTGCAGAAAACAAACACAAGTGACTGTTTTACAAATATTGCAGGTATTATTGCTTTAATGGCAAATGTAGCTGCTAATGATCATGTTTGA